From the Kribbella sp. CA-293567 genome, the window CAACTTCGCTCACCAGTCCCTCCGCGTCCCGCGTATCGAGCTGCCCGGCGTGGACCGCGCCGCCGTGGTCGAGCTGGACGAGATAATGACCGCCGGCCGTCGCCTGCGCCTTCAGTACTCCCTTGCCATGGTCCGCCTCGGCAAGCACATTCACACCCGCACCATCTCCGCGAAGGACAAGGCCGCCCGGCGCAAGACCGGCAAGGCGCAGCGCACGGCCCGCAAGGCTCACCGCTGATGGGCTCGCGAGGACGCAACTACATTCACGGCGACACGGAGTACCGAGGCCGCGTCGTTGAGACCGGCATGCGGATGACGTCCGAGACGGTCTACGACGAGACCGAAGAGGAGTACGCGGCCCGCAAGGAAGCATGGCGCAAGGCCAACCCCGGCCGCCCGGCGTACGAGATGAAGCCTTGGTACCGCACCCAACACCAGGAGGACCGCGGTCTCCAGCCGTACGCCGACGAGCGGACCTACGGGCCGTACGCAACCATCGGCCCGGCTCGCGCCGCCGCCGGTACCGGCCGAGGCCAGTCCCGCAAGGTGGAAGAGGGCACCCGACACGACGGCGGGGTGTTCCGCCGCATCCACACGGTCCAGGTCGGTCACGTCACCTGGACGGACCTGGACGAAGTGTCCCCGCTCCGGTGAGGCAACCTCGCCCGGCCGCCCCCGGTCGTTGCTCTCGGCCCCTTTGCCGAGGCGACCTCCACACCGTCACCCGCTCCGACCCCGACGGCAACGTTGAGCGTCAGGAGTACTGCGCCGCGTGTGGAACGCCGACCGGGTGAGCAGACGGCCACCCGCTGACCCACCTACCTAACGAACGCGCCCTCTCCCCCATTCCGACCGGGGAGAGGGCGTTGCCCTGTTTACACGCCACCTTGGAGGACCCCACCTATGGACGACTTCGCCCCGCCGGGCGCTCCGGCCGCCCCCGCCGCTCGCCTGACTCTCGAATCGTTCCTCGGCCGGTTCTCCGAGGTTGACGACGAGGCCAACGGTTACGCCGTCATCTGCCCGTCTCACCCCGACACGACTCCCTCGCTTCGCGTTGCCTACAACGCCGACCGCAAGACCCTCGTTCTGAAATGCCGCGTGGGTTGCCGTACCGGCGCCGTCGTGAAGGACCTCGGCCTCACCATGGCCGACCTCTTCAACGTCGAGCCGGGCGACCTGACCAACGTCAAGAGCGCGGGCGCCGTCCCCGAGCCGGTGGGCATCGCCCACAAGGCCGCGCTCCGCATGTACCTGGACAAGGCCGCCTCACAGCTCCCGGACAGCGCCGAGTCGCTCGCCTACGCCGAGCGTCGCTTCGGTATCGGCCGCGAACTGGCCGCCTCCCTCGGCCTCGGCCACGACGACGGCTCGACCCCGTCCGGCATCGTCTCGCTGTCCCTCGCGCTCTACCGCGACACCTCGCGCCTCGTCGTCCCCTTCCACGACTTCGACGGCGTAGCCCACTACCTCCAGGCCCGCGCGCTCGACCCGCAGTACGCCGGCCGCGCGAAGTGGTCCGGCCCGGCCAACCCCGACGGCGCCGCGTGGGGGCGGTTCGGATGGTTCCCCGGTGACCTCGGCTGGTCCGAAATCTTCGTGACCGAAGGCCCCGGCGACGGCCTGACCACCGTCGGCGCAGGGTACGACACCCTCCTCATCCGCGGCGCCGCCATGGGCCTCACGGACGAGATCCTCGCCGAGCTGGTCGCCCGCTTCTCCGACCGCACCTTCGTAATCGCCGGAGACAACGACACCGGCGGCAAGACCTTCAACGAGATCGTCGGCGAGCGCCTGACCAGCGTCGGCCTGTCCGCCGTCGTCCTGGACGTCCCCGCCGCCGTCGGCGACCTCTCCGCATGGCGCGAGGCCGACCCGGCCACGTTCTACCCGGCGCTCACCGAGGCCGTCAGTTCGGCCAATGCGTGGACTCCGCCGCCACCGGAAACGCCCGATATCCCGAACCCCGCGCCGACCCCGGCGGCCGAGGAGGACCACCTCCCCGCGACCGAGCTTGCCAACGCGATCCGGCTTGCCCGGCGGATGAAAGGGCTACTGCGCTACACGCCCGCCCTCGGCTTCCTCGTGTGGAACGGCGCAGCGTGGACCGTGGACAAGCGGTCCTCCGTCCGGGCCGCCGCGCAGCAATCGGCTCTCGACCTCATGAGCGAGGCGCTCGCGCTCCCGCGTGCCGAGGAGGGCTCGCCCGAGGACAAGCGCCGCAAGGCCGCTATCCGCTGGGCTCACGACTCGCAGAGGTCACGCGGCATCGAAGCCGTCATGTCCGAGGTCAAGGCCCTGCCAGGAATCGCGGTAGACGCCGGAGACCTGGACGCCCACCCGGACCTACTTGCCTGTAGCAACGGAACTGTCAACCTGAAGACCGGGCAGCTCAAGCCCGCCGACCCGGCGGACCTGCTGACCAAGGCTCTGGACGTGGACTTCGTCCCCGGCGCCGAGGCGCCGCGGTGGCTGTCGTTCCTGGACCAGTGCTTCCCCGATGACGCGGACATGCCGGGCTATCTCCGGCGCCTCGTCGGCTACGGCGCCACCGGCTACGCGACCGAACAGTGTTACGTCATGCTGCACGGCCAAGGCGGCAACGGTAAGAGCGTCTTCACCTCGGCCCTGTACGACGTCTTCGCACCCATCACGGCCAACGTCGGTATCGAGACCTTCCTCACCAACGGCAACGCCGGAGACGGCGGCGCCTCGTCCCCCGACGTCGCCGCCCTGCGCGGGTCGCGCCTCGTCCTCACCTCCGAGGCCGAGTCCGGCGCCCGCATGGCGGAGGCCAAGATCAAGCGGCTTACCGGCGGCGACCCGGTGACTGCCCGCCACCTCTACAAAGAGCCGTTCACGTTCTTTCCGTCGTTCCTGCTGATGCTCTCCACGAACGCAATCCCGGAGGTCCGCGACAACTCGGACGGCATCTGGCGGCGGGTCAAGATCGTGGAGTGGAAGCAGCAGTTCAAGGGCGCCCGTAAGGACCCCGCCCTCGGCCAGAAGCTCCACGCCGAGCGGGAGGGCATCCTCGCGTGGGCCGTCCGCGGCGCCGCCGAGTGGTACCGCGCCGGCCTGGGAGAGCCGTCGGCCGTCACCGACACCGTCAACAGCCACCAGGCCGAGGCGGACAAGCTCTTGGAGTTCTTCCCCGGCGTCATCGTCCGCGACCCGGAGGCGTGGATCTCTCGCAAGGATCTCTACGCCGCGTACAAGGAATGGTCCGATGCCGAGGGCAACGAGCGCCCTTGGCGCAACGTCACCGTCTACCAGGAGATCGGCAACCGCGGCGTTGAGCAGACCATGCGCAAGGGCGTTCGCGGCTTCAAAGCCCTCCGTCTCCGGCGCCCCACAGATTCGCTCGACTCCGAGCGAGCAAACGGGGAGGCGCTGACCCACCTCCCTGATGAGACCGACACGTCCGCGCCGTCGCTCGACTCTTTCAACCCGTAGGAGACCACCGCACATGGCACTGACCACCCGCAAGACCAAGCCCGCGCCGACGATGGAGCAGCGGGCCGCCTCGGCCGCCGCCACCACCGAGGCCGCTCTCGTCGTCTTCGCCAACGCGGCCGACGACCTGGACGCCGCCGCCGCAGAGCTGGAGGCCATCGCGGACGACGCCTTCGCGGAGGCCGACCGCCTGAAGACGGTCTCGGACGAGGCGCAGCTCGCATCTCACGTCAACCGCGACCGCGCGGCGAAGATCCGGAACACCTTCACCTTCTAGGCCCCGCCCCGCTCCACCCCACCGGCCCCCGGCCCGTCATCGCGACGGCGCCGGGGGCTTTTCGCATGCCCAGAAGGGACCTCACGTGGACGCCACCGAATACGCCGAGTACGAAGACCTAGACCTCTTCGCCGGGCCTGGCGGCTGGGACGTCGCCGCGCGGTCCCTGAAGCGCAAGACCATCGGAATTGAGATCGACCACGACGCATGCGACACGCGCCGCGCCGCCGAGCTGCCCACCATTGAGGGCGACGTCCGGGAGTACGGCCCGGCCGACTTCCCCAACGCCCGCGGTCTCATCGCCTCGCCGCCGTGCCAGACGTTCTCCATGGCGGGCAAGGGCTCAGGCCGCGCCGCGCTGGACGCCGTCCTCATGCTGGTTGTTCGGATGGCCGCTGGTCTTCCGATCGATACGTCCGCGATCGAAGACGAGCGAACCACCCTCGTCCTAGAGCCGCTCCGGTGGGTGCTGGAGGCGCACCGCCTCGGCCGCCCGTTCGAGTGGCTCGCCTTCGAGCAAGTGCCGACCGTGCTTCCCGTATGGGAGGCCGTGGCCGAGGTCCTCGCCTCACTCGGCTACTCGGTTGCCACCGGCAACCTCCACTCGGAGCAGTACGGCGTACCGCAGACACGCAAGCGCGCGATCCTTGTAGCCCGTTTACACGGCGAGGCGCACCTCCCCGAGCCGACTCACTCACGCTTCCACAACCGGGCGCCCGAGCGCCTGGACGAGGGCGTCGAGAAGTGGCTGTCCATGTCGGACGCCCTCTCCTGGGGAATGACTCATCGGCCTTATCCCACGGTCGCCGCAGGTACCGCCTCGGGCGGCGCTGACCCGCAGATGATCGGCGGGTCCGGCGCACGTGCCGCGATCGCCGCCGAGCGGGACGAGGGCCGCTGGATCGAGTGGCTACCGACCGACCTCGTGGGCTTCCCCCGCCGCGCCGACACCGAAGACGTCCTCACCCTGGACGGAGTTGACTACCGCGCTCGCGACCTCCGGCAGGCCGACGAGCCGTCATTCGTGGTCACCGAGAAGGCGCGGAGCTGGACACGCTTCCCCGACGCCATGGGCGAAGGCCCGGCCGACAACGCCAAGGCGTCCGGCATGCGCGTGACCGTGCAAGAGGCCGCCGTCCTTCAGTCCTTCCCCGACGCCTATCCGTGGCAGGGCTCGCGAACCAAGCAATACCAGCAAGTCGGCAACGCCATCCCGCCGCGCCTCGCTCTCGCCATCCTCTCCGCCGTCCTCTGAAAGGGGGCTTTCTGTGAAGACCTTCACCCGCCGCGTCTCCGGCGATGAGACCACCATCTACTTCCCGGAGACAGAGAAGGACCTCCGCGGCTTTGAGGACTTCCTACTCCGCAACGTCGGCCGCGTCCTCGGCCTAGACACCGAGACCACCGGCCTTCACATCTTCGGCCGCCTGTTCGGTTGCCGCCTCGTCCAGTTCGGCAGCGCGACCGAGGCATGGGTGATCAACCGCGAGCGGTTCGCCGGCATCATCCGCCGAGTCCTCGCCCGGCCCGACCGCCGATGGGTCGCGCACAACGCGCCCTTCGACCTGCTGGTCTTGGACCGTTGCGGCCTCGCCGACCTGAAGGACCTCGGCCCGCGCGTCTTCGACACGAAGATCCTCGCTCACCTCTGCGACCCGCGGATGGAGCACGAGGGCGGCACCGGCCTTTCCCTGAAGCCGCTCTCGGCCATCTACGTAGACCCCGACGCCGAGGACACACAGAAGGGCCTTTACGCCGTCTTCCGCTCGGAGTACAAGGCCACCAAAGAAACTGGCTGGGCACTGATCGACATTGACCACCCGCTCTACGTCACGTACGCCGGACTCGACGTCATCTACGCCGTCCGTCTCCTGGCCGAGCTGGGAACCCTCGTCAAGGGCAACGGCCTCTCCAAGCTCGCGCACTTCGAGCACCGCGTACAACTCATCACCACGGCGCAGGTCAAGCGCGGTCTCCGCGTTGACACCGTTTACACAGAGAACCTCGTCGCCGACCTCGCCGCCGAAGCCCTTACCTACAAGGACATTGCGGCCCGCTACGGCGTCGAAAACGTCAACTCCACCGCGCAGGTCATCGCCGCGCTCGAAGGGATGGGCGAGACCTGGGAGGACAAGACCGCCACCGGCAACGCCTCGGTCGGCAAGGACGTCCTCCTCCCGATGGCTGATCTTGACCGCGACTGGGCACGTATCGACGCCCGCGACCCGAACCCCGTCGCCGACGCGGTCATCCGATCGAAGCGCGCCGGTAAGTGGGGGAAGACCTACGCGCAGGCGTTCCTAGAACTCCGCGACGAGGACGACCGCATCCACCCGAACGTTTCCTCTCTGGCCGCGAGGACGGCCCGAATGTCCGTCAGCAACCCGCCGCTCCAGCAGCTCCCCTCGGGCGACTGGAAGATCCGCCGGGCGATCATCGCCGACCCCGGCAAGCTGATCGTTGCGTGCGACTACTCGCAAGTTGAAATGCGCGTGCTCGCCGCGCTCTCCGGCGACCCCGCACTCATCGCCGCTATCGCGTCCGGCGAGGACCTCCACCTCTTCACGGCCCGTCTCGTGATGGGCGCCAAGTGGTCGACCATGACGGACGCTCAGAAGAAGCGCGCCCGAAAGCTCTTCAAGGCCGTTGGCTTCGGCAAGGTCTACGGGGGCGGCGCCGCCACCCTCGCGAAGCAAACAGGCATCACGTACGCCGAGGCGAAGGCCGCCGCCGACGCCTACGACGCCACCTTCCCCGGCATCAAGGCATACGGGCGGCGCCTCCAGCGGTCGGCCGAGTACGGCGGCCACGAGGTCGTTACGCCGTTCGGCCGCCACCTCCCGCTAGACCGCGACCGGGCGTACGCGGCAACCAACTACGTCGTCCAGTCCACGGCCCGCGACCTCCTCGCAAAGGCCCTCGTGGACATTGACGACGCCGGCCTGTCCGATCACATCTTGCTCCCGGTCCACGACGAGCTAGTTGCGCAGGCCGACGCCGCCGACGCCGAGGAGCTGGTCCGCGAGATCGGCCGACTCATGGACTCCACCTTCCACGGAGTCGAGATCACCTCGGACCCCGACGTCTACGGCGAGAGCTGGGGCAACGGCTACGGCTGCAAGACAGAGGGTGGCCATTGCGTCACCCCCGGCGACCACCCGCACATGTGGAACGTCCCGCACGCCGCCTGACTTTTGCAGCAACTTGCAGGCGGTCAGCCCTTGACGATCGGGCCGACCGCCGCCCGCTACATGGATGC encodes:
- a CDS encoding phage/plasmid primase, P4 family — protein: MDDFAPPGAPAAPAARLTLESFLGRFSEVDDEANGYAVICPSHPDTTPSLRVAYNADRKTLVLKCRVGCRTGAVVKDLGLTMADLFNVEPGDLTNVKSAGAVPEPVGIAHKAALRMYLDKAASQLPDSAESLAYAERRFGIGRELAASLGLGHDDGSTPSGIVSLSLALYRDTSRLVVPFHDFDGVAHYLQARALDPQYAGRAKWSGPANPDGAAWGRFGWFPGDLGWSEIFVTEGPGDGLTTVGAGYDTLLIRGAAMGLTDEILAELVARFSDRTFVIAGDNDTGGKTFNEIVGERLTSVGLSAVVLDVPAAVGDLSAWREADPATFYPALTEAVSSANAWTPPPPETPDIPNPAPTPAAEEDHLPATELANAIRLARRMKGLLRYTPALGFLVWNGAAWTVDKRSSVRAAAQQSALDLMSEALALPRAEEGSPEDKRRKAAIRWAHDSQRSRGIEAVMSEVKALPGIAVDAGDLDAHPDLLACSNGTVNLKTGQLKPADPADLLTKALDVDFVPGAEAPRWLSFLDQCFPDDADMPGYLRRLVGYGATGYATEQCYVMLHGQGGNGKSVFTSALYDVFAPITANVGIETFLTNGNAGDGGASSPDVAALRGSRLVLTSEAESGARMAEAKIKRLTGGDPVTARHLYKEPFTFFPSFLLMLSTNAIPEVRDNSDGIWRRVKIVEWKQQFKGARKDPALGQKLHAEREGILAWAVRGAAEWYRAGLGEPSAVTDTVNSHQAEADKLLEFFPGVIVRDPEAWISRKDLYAAYKEWSDAEGNERPWRNVTVYQEIGNRGVEQTMRKGVRGFKALRLRRPTDSLDSERANGEALTHLPDETDTSAPSLDSFNP
- a CDS encoding DNA cytosine methyltransferase, with protein sequence MDATEYAEYEDLDLFAGPGGWDVAARSLKRKTIGIEIDHDACDTRRAAELPTIEGDVREYGPADFPNARGLIASPPCQTFSMAGKGSGRAALDAVLMLVVRMAAGLPIDTSAIEDERTTLVLEPLRWVLEAHRLGRPFEWLAFEQVPTVLPVWEAVAEVLASLGYSVATGNLHSEQYGVPQTRKRAILVARLHGEAHLPEPTHSRFHNRAPERLDEGVEKWLSMSDALSWGMTHRPYPTVAAGTASGGADPQMIGGSGARAAIAAERDEGRWIEWLPTDLVGFPRRADTEDVLTLDGVDYRARDLRQADEPSFVVTEKARSWTRFPDAMGEGPADNAKASGMRVTVQEAAVLQSFPDAYPWQGSRTKQYQQVGNAIPPRLALAILSAVL
- a CDS encoding DNA polymerase, translating into MKTFTRRVSGDETTIYFPETEKDLRGFEDFLLRNVGRVLGLDTETTGLHIFGRLFGCRLVQFGSATEAWVINRERFAGIIRRVLARPDRRWVAHNAPFDLLVLDRCGLADLKDLGPRVFDTKILAHLCDPRMEHEGGTGLSLKPLSAIYVDPDAEDTQKGLYAVFRSEYKATKETGWALIDIDHPLYVTYAGLDVIYAVRLLAELGTLVKGNGLSKLAHFEHRVQLITTAQVKRGLRVDTVYTENLVADLAAEALTYKDIAARYGVENVNSTAQVIAALEGMGETWEDKTATGNASVGKDVLLPMADLDRDWARIDARDPNPVADAVIRSKRAGKWGKTYAQAFLELRDEDDRIHPNVSSLAARTARMSVSNPPLQQLPSGDWKIRRAIIADPGKLIVACDYSQVEMRVLAALSGDPALIAAIASGEDLHLFTARLVMGAKWSTMTDAQKKRARKLFKAVGFGKVYGGGAATLAKQTGITYAEAKAAADAYDATFPGIKAYGRRLQRSAEYGGHEVVTPFGRHLPLDRDRAYAATNYVVQSTARDLLAKALVDIDDAGLSDHILLPVHDELVAQADAADAEELVREIGRLMDSTFHGVEITSDPDVYGESWGNGYGCKTEGGHCVTPGDHPHMWNVPHAA